The proteins below come from a single Candidatus Bathyarchaeota archaeon genomic window:
- a CDS encoding DUF3782 domain-containing protein, producing MTLKEELLGLLERDKEFRYAVAGLIGLEEILKRLDRHEEILMRHEEILLKHSEELLKLREDTNRGFELLERHISALGARWGLMAEEAFREGLRGLLEREFKFKVDRWSMFDEDGIVYGYPSNVEVDVAASDGRHILMEVTSHARVQDVYTLKRKAELYEKATGKRPHRLIVATPYAEDKAKEACLRLGMELYTKV from the coding sequence TTGACCCTCAAGGAGGAGCTTCTTGGGCTCCTGGAGCGTGACAAGGAGTTCAGGTACGCAGTTGCCGGCCTCATAGGTTTAGAGGAGATATTGAAGCGCCTTGACAGGCATGAGGAAATACTAATGAGACATGAGGAAATACTGCTTAAGCATAGTGAGGAGCTTCTTAAGCTCAGGGAGGATACGAATAGGGGCTTCGAACTTCTAGAGAGGCACATATCAGCATTGGGTGCGAGGTGGGGCCTCATGGCTGAGGAAGCGTTCAGGGAAGGCTTGAGAGGCCTCTTGGAGAGGGAGTTCAAGTTCAAAGTCGACCGTTGGAGCATGTTCGATGAGGATGGGATTGTCTACGGCTACCCAAGCAACGTCGAGGTAGATGTGGCTGCAAGTGATGGGAGACACATCTTGATGGAGGTTACGTCCCATGCGAGGGTCCAAGACGTCTATACACTCAAGAGGAAGGCTGAACTTTACGAGAAGGCTACTGGGAAGAGGCCTCATAGACTGATTGTTGCCACACCATACGCTGA